A genomic segment from Desulfonatronum lacustre DSM 10312 encodes:
- a CDS encoding amidohydrolase, with the protein MTQPDLILENARIRTMDPAMPWAASLAMHAGRIVSVSPERRHPEPAFAKARRIDLEGRLVLPGFWDSHFHYYQWAMGRQGAALDQARNFGHCMELLRELAERPGESYWIQGQGFNESDWPENRLPLRGDLDQACPDRPVLIWRCDLHLAVASSKALELAGVDEAVADRHAGLIERDQQGRLTGILREEAVNCVKRAIPEPTFAHTREIMDRAQAGLHALGITGVHDVRLAGNISESALTFRVWQALRQEKRLQLRCWTSLPGENRAAAAEIGLRTGLGDEYLRLGHLKYFMDGGMGARTAWMLEPYTDTGNTGLCLIPPEEMLQEVLLAEEAGLAVMVHAIGDRAGHELVSVFEEVQRRRPPSAMPLALEHRIEHVQVLREEDIRRLAALNMPVTAQPPNMILDINMINQCAGDVGRNAYAFRSMLDAGLCLLFSSDCPVCDPNPLVGIQAAVTRARADGTPEGGWHPELKISLDQAVAAYTSSPARAYNLAHRHGAIKPGAAADLVVLDRDIYTCDPADIAAIPVAMTVFNGRIVHE; encoded by the coding sequence ATGACCCAACCTGATCTGATTCTGGAAAACGCCCGGATACGGACCATGGACCCGGCCATGCCCTGGGCCGCCTCCCTGGCCATGCATGCCGGACGTATTGTTTCCGTTTCTCCGGAACGGAGGCACCCCGAACCGGCCTTTGCCAAGGCCCGCCGGATCGACCTGGAGGGGCGGCTGGTGCTGCCCGGCTTCTGGGATTCCCATTTTCATTACTACCAGTGGGCCATGGGCCGACAGGGCGCGGCCCTGGACCAGGCCCGAAACTTCGGCCACTGCATGGAACTCCTGCGGGAGTTGGCCGAGCGCCCCGGGGAAAGCTACTGGATCCAGGGACAGGGCTTCAATGAGTCCGACTGGCCGGAAAACCGCCTGCCCTTGCGCGGGGACCTGGACCAGGCCTGTCCGGATCGGCCCGTGTTGATCTGGCGCTGCGATCTGCACCTGGCCGTGGCCAGCTCCAAGGCCCTGGAACTGGCGGGGGTGGACGAGGCGGTGGCGGACCGGCATGCGGGGTTGATCGAGCGGGACCAGCAGGGCCGCCTGACCGGCATCCTGCGCGAGGAGGCCGTGAACTGCGTCAAACGGGCCATCCCTGAACCCACCTTCGCCCACACGCGGGAGATCATGGACCGAGCCCAGGCCGGGCTGCACGCCCTGGGCATCACCGGGGTGCACGACGTGCGCCTGGCCGGGAACATCTCCGAGTCCGCGCTGACCTTCCGGGTCTGGCAGGCCCTGCGCCAGGAGAAGCGGCTGCAACTGCGCTGCTGGACCAGCCTGCCCGGGGAGAACCGGGCCGCGGCCGCGGAAATCGGCCTGCGCACCGGGCTGGGGGACGAATACTTGCGATTGGGCCACCTGAAGTATTTCATGGACGGCGGCATGGGCGCCCGAACGGCCTGGATGCTGGAGCCGTACACGGACACCGGGAACACCGGGCTGTGCCTGATCCCGCCCGAGGAAATGCTTCAGGAGGTCCTCCTGGCCGAAGAGGCCGGGCTGGCCGTGATGGTCCACGCCATCGGAGACCGGGCCGGGCATGAGCTGGTGAGCGTTTTCGAGGAAGTTCAACGCCGCCGCCCCCCCTCGGCCATGCCCCTGGCCCTGGAGCACCGCATCGAGCACGTCCAGGTGCTCCGGGAGGAGGACATCCGCCGCCTGGCGGCCCTGAACATGCCGGTCACGGCCCAGCCGCCGAACATGATCCTGGACATCAACATGATCAACCAGTGCGCCGGAGACGTCGGACGCAACGCCTACGCCTTCCGCTCCATGCTGGACGCCGGGCTGTGCCTCCTGTTCAGCTCGGACTGCCCGGTCTGCGACCCCAACCCCCTGGTGGGCATCCAGGCCGCCGTAACCCGGGCCCGGGCCGACGGGACGCCCGAGGGCGGGTGGCATCCGGAGTTGAAAATCAGCCTGGACCAGGCCGTGGCCGCCTACACCAGTTCCCCGGCCAGGGCCTACAACCTCGCCCACCGACACGGCGCGATCAAACCCGGCGCGGCCGCGGACCTTGTGGTCCTGGACCGGGACATCTATACTTGCGACCCCGCCGACATCGCCGCCATCCCGGTGGCCATGACCGTCTTCAACGGCCGCATCGTCCACGAGTAA